AATGGTAAAGTCCGGTCCCGCTTCACCGGAACCAGCACCCTTTCCGCCCGGAAACTTATCGGGCGGCGAAACCGACAATCCGGAATGGAGAAAGAATCGTGGCGGCACCGCCGGTCAATTTGCGCGGAAAAGTGGCCTGCGTGACGGGCGGCGGCACCGGCCTCGGCCGGGCCATCGCCCGCGCCCTGGCCGAGGCGGGAGCGGACCTGGCCATCATCGGCCGAAGGCCCGAGCCCCTGGCCGAAACGGCCAAGGCGTGCGAGGCCTACGGGGTCCGGGCGCGCCCTGCGGTCTGCGACATCACCGACTCGGGCCGCGTGGACGCCCTTTTCGATCAGATTCAGAGCGAGCTGGGCGGCCCCCACATTCTCATCAACAACGCGGGCATCTCGCGGCAATCGCCCATCCTGGAACTTGAAAACGAGAACTGGGACGACACGCTCGCGACAAACCTCTCCGCCGTCTTTTATTGCTGCCGGGCGGCCGGGCGCTTCATGGTTCCTGCCCGGGAGGGCAAAGTCATCAACATCGGATCGAGCGCGGGAAGCCGGGGGCGCCCCAATCAGGTGGCCTACGCCGCCACCAAGGCGGGAATCTCAGGCTTTACGAAGGCGCTTGCCGTGGAGTGGGCCCCCTACAACATCCAGGTCAACTGCCTGGCGCCCGGCCGGTTCGCCACCGAGATGACGCGCGCGCGCATCGGGGACAAGGAGGCCAACGAGTGGTTTCTCCGAACCGTCCCGATGAACAGAAATCCCGAGCCGGAGGAGATCCAGGGGCTCGCGCTCTTTCTCGCCAGCGATCAAAGCAGCTTCATGACCGGCCAGACCATCTATCTCGATGGCGGAAGTTCCGCCATTTGATCAAATACTTAAAGGAATACCCTTCAAGTAATTTCTCTGTCTATGTCGCGGTCTACCGCCCCCTCGCCCCGCCCATGGCGTGCACCACCCATGCGATCACAAAAAAAAGCAGGTGGTTGTACAGACCATGGCCCCCGCCGGTGTTCAGCGGCCAGAACGTGGCGGGTAGCTCCTTGAACGAGAGGATCGCGATGGTGATCTGGATCGCGGGCGGCGCGATGGCCGTTGTTACCCATCCGAGCACCAGCACGATCACCAGAGCGGTAATCCGGCGGGTGGAAACCGACCGAGAGAACGGAATCAATGTCACCAACCCCACGAGGAAAGCGTAGGAGAAGCTTACCCCCAGATGCACCACCCATCCGACCAGAGCGGGGGACAGCGAATAGCCGCCTCCCTTCACCACCTGGCCGCCGATAAACGCGGTGATGGAGTTCCCTTGGAGCTGCACCTGATAAAACCAGAACACCACGGCTCCGATGACCGCCGCAACAATCGTCCTTCCGATAAAACCCTTCATCGCCCTTCCCCCTTCCGGCTCTGATATCCGCGAGATAAAAACATGAGTCTCGGGCCCGGCGAACGTTACAGCAAAAGCCTCCCTACATAAAGTACTTCCGATTCGTCATGTCCGGGTAGAGTTTCTGCACCCACTGGGCATATCCATTAAAAAGCTGGGTGGGCCGCTCTTCCCAGTTGTAGCGGTTGCCGCGGGCAAGCAGACGCTCGCTCGCCTGCGACCAGCGGGGATGATCGAATTTGGGGTTGATGTTCGCCCAGAAGCCGTATTCACTCGGGGCGGCCTTTTCCCAAAAGGTGCTCGGTTTTTTGTCCGTGAATTCGATGGAGACGATCGATTTGATGTTCTTGAAACCATACTTCCAGGGTACCACCAGACGGAGCGGAGCGCCGTGCTGCTTCGGGAGGGGGTGGCCGTAAATCCCCGTCCCCAGCATCGCCAGCTCGTTCATCGCCTCCTCAATGGTCAGACCCTCGACATACGGCCAAGGATACCAGAGCCGGAGCTGGCCCAGCGCCACCTTCCGGTTGAGGAAGGTGGTCAGCTTGACGTATTTGGCCCCGCTCTTGGGCTCGACCGCCTTGATGAGCGCCGAGAAGGGAAAGCCCGTCCAGGGCACCGCCATCGCCCAGGCCTCGACGCAGCGGAAGCGGTAGAGACGCTCCTCGATGGGCATGGCGCGGATCAGATCGTCAATGTCGAACTCCCGGGGCTTATTGACCAGCCCGCCCACCTTCACGGTCCAGGGACGGATCTGGAGCCGCTGCGCCAGCCAGTAGATTCCCTTCGTGCCGCCGAATTCGTAAAAATTGTTGTAGTTCTCAGAGACCTTCTCCTCGGTGATCGGCCGGTCGAGCTGGAAAGCAGGGTTGCGCTTCGCCGGATACAGATCGAGCGTCTTGTCGGGGGGAT
This is a stretch of genomic DNA from bacterium. It encodes these proteins:
- the fabG gene encoding 3-oxoacyl-ACP reductase FabG → MAAPPVNLRGKVACVTGGGTGLGRAIARALAEAGADLAIIGRRPEPLAETAKACEAYGVRARPAVCDITDSGRVDALFDQIQSELGGPHILINNAGISRQSPILELENENWDDTLATNLSAVFYCCRAAGRFMVPAREGKVINIGSSAGSRGRPNQVAYAATKAGISGFTKALAVEWAPYNIQVNCLAPGRFATEMTRARIGDKEANEWFLRTVPMNRNPEPEEIQGLALFLASDQSSFMTGQTIYLDGGSSAI
- the msrP gene encoding protein-methionine-sulfoxide reductase catalytic subunit MsrP, with product PPDKTLDLYPAKRNPAFQLDRPITEEKVSENYNNFYEFGGTKGIYWLAQRLQIRPWTVKVGGLVNKPREFDIDDLIRAMPIEERLYRFRCVEAWAMAVPWTGFPFSALIKAVEPKSGAKYVKLTTFLNRKVALGQLRLWYPWPYVEGLTIEEAMNELAMLGTGIYGHPLPKQHGAPLRLVVPWKYGFKNIKSIVSIEFTDKKPSTFWEKAAPSEYGFWANINPKFDHPRWSQASERLLARGNRYNWEERPTQLFNGYAQWVQKLYPDMTNRKYFM